One Peromyscus leucopus breed LL Stock chromosome 4, UCI_PerLeu_2.1, whole genome shotgun sequence genomic region harbors:
- the Kcns1 gene encoding potassium voltage-gated channel subfamily S member 1, translating to MVSESPGPGSRVPWRPRDEALRVNVGGVRRLLSARALASFPGTRLGRLQAAASEEQARRLCDDYDAAAREFYFDRHPGFFLGLLHFYRTGHLHVLDELCVFAFGQEADYWGLGENALATCCRARYLERRVTRPRAWDEDSDTPSSVDPCPDEISDVQRELARYGAARCGRLRRRLWLTMENPGYSLPSKLFSCVSIGVVLASIAAMCIHSLPEYQAREAAAAVAAVAAGRSAEDVRDDPVLRRLEYFCIAWFSFEVSSRLLLAPSTRNFFCHPLNLIDIVSVLPFYLTLLAGAALGDLGKVVQVFRLMRIFRVLKLARHSTGLRSLGATLKHSYREVGILLLYLAVGVSVFSGVAYTAEEENVGFETIPACWWWGTVSMTTVGYGDVVPETVAGKLAASGCILGGILVVALPITIIFNKFSHFYRRQKALEAAVRSSGQRSFEDLLSSVDGVSEVSLETSRETSQEGRSTDLETQAPSEPEKPQSY from the exons ATGGTGAGCGAATCCCCGGGGCCGGGCTCCCGGGTGCCCTGGAGGCCAAGAGATGAGGCGCTGCGTGTGAACGTGGGCGGAGTGCGGCGTCTGCTGAGCGCGCGCGCTCTAGCAAGCTTCCCGGGCACACGGCTGGGTCGCCTACAGGCGGCGGCGTCCGAGGAGCAGGCGCGGCGCCTGTGTGATGATTACGACGCAGCGGCGCGCGAGTTCTACTTCGATCGGCACCCGGGCTTCTTCCTCGGCCTGCTGCACTTCTACCGCACTGGCCACCTGCACGTGCTGGACGAGCTGTGCGTCTTCGCCTTTGGCCAGGAGGCCGACTACTGGGGCCTGGGCGAGAATGCACTGGCCACGTGCTGCCGCGCACGCTACCTGGAGCGGCGGGTGACGCGGCCTCGTGCCTGGGACGAGGACAGCGACACGCCGAGCAGCGTGGACCCATGCCCCGACGAGATCTCCGACGTGCAGCGGGAGCTGGCGCGCTACGGTGCGGCCCGCTGCGGTCGCCTGCGTCGCCGCCTCTGGCTCACCATGGAGAACCCCGGCTACTCGCTGCCCAGCAAGCTCTTCAGCTGCGTGTCCATCGGCGTGGTGCTTGCCTCCATCGCAGCCATGTGCATCCACAGCTTGCCCGAGTACCAAGCCCGGGAGGCAGCGGCAGCAGTGGCGGCAGTGGCCGCGGGTCGCAGCGCAGAGGACGTGCGCGATGACCCTGTGTTGCGCCGCCTGGAGTACTTCTGCATCGCCTGGTTCAGCTTCGAGGTGTCATCGCGCCTGCTGCTGGCTCCTAGCACGCGCAACTTCTTCTGCCACCCGCTCAATCTCATCGACATTGTGTCGGTGCTGCCCTTCTATCTCACACTGCTGGCTGGCGCGGCGCTTGGAGATCTGGGCAAGGTGGTGCAAGTGTTCCGCCTCATGCGCATCTTCCGTGTGCTCAAGCTGGCACGCCATTCCACTGGGCTACGCTCGCTGGGCGCCACACTCAAG CACAGCTACCGTGAGGTGGGCATCTTACTGCTGTACCTGGCCGTGGGTGTGTCAGTATTCTCGGGTGTGGCCTACACGGCGGAAGAAGAAAACGTGGGCTTTGAGACAATCCCTGCCTGCTGGTGGTGGGGCACCGTGAGCATGACCACAGTGGGCTATGGGGATGTGGTGCCCGAGACTGTGGCTGGCAAGCTGGCGGCCTCAGGCTGCATCCTAGGTGGCATCTTGGTGGTGGCGCTccccatcaccatcatcttcaaCAAGTTTTCCCACTTCTACCGGCGCCAGAAGGCACTGGAGGCAGCGGTACGGAGCAGTGGGCAGCGTTCCTTTGAGGACTTGCTGAGCAGCGTGGACGGGGTATCAGAGGTGTCTCTGGAAACATCTCGAGAGACTTCTCAGGAGGGGCGGTCCACAGACCTGGAGACCCAGGCCCCCAGTGAGCCTGAAAAACCTCAGAGTTATTAA